A DNA window from Candidatus Falkowbacteria bacterium contains the following coding sequences:
- the rsmI gene encoding 16S rRNA (cytidine(1402)-2'-O)-methyltransferase: MIYIVGTPIGNLQDMTLRAIEVLKNVDVILCEDTRQTRKLVEKFELKKKLISLHQHSSEEKIERLIAEYEDIAYVSDAGTPGISDPGGKLVQLAIEAGYEVCPIPGPSAVASALSISGYPTDKFLFLGFMPRKGQQKTLDLMKNSKYTVCFYESPHRIIKTLEKLKTELEEDRQIVVARELTKKFETIYRGTAEEILEQVKEKGEFTVVISPKK; the protein is encoded by the coding sequence ATGATTTACATTGTTGGAACCCCAATTGGAAATTTACAGGATATGACATTACGTGCAATTGAAGTATTGAAAAATGTAGATGTTATTCTTTGTGAAGATACCCGGCAAACTAGAAAGTTGGTTGAAAAGTTTGAATTGAAGAAAAAGCTAATCAGCTTACATCAGCATTCATCAGAAGAAAAAATTGAAAGGCTGATTGCTGAATATGAAGACATCGCTTATGTGTCCGATGCTGGAACCCCAGGAATTTCTGATCCTGGTGGTAAATTAGTTCAATTAGCAATTGAAGCTGGGTATGAAGTTTGTCCAATTCCAGGACCAAGCGCAGTAGCTTCTGCTTTATCAATTTCAGGTTATCCAACCGATAAGTTCCTGTTTCTAGGATTTATGCCTCGCAAGGGGCAACAAAAGACGTTAGACTTAATGAAAAATTCAAAATATACAGTTTGTTTTTATGAATCACCACACAGAATCATTAAAACACTAGAAAAGTTGAAAACTGAACTTGAAGAAGATCGACAAATTGTAGTTGCTCGTGAATTAACTAAAAAATTTGAAACAATATATAGAGGTACAGCTGAAGAAATTCTAGAACAAGTAAAAGAAAAAGGTGAGTTTACAGTTGTTATTTCGCCAAAAAAATAA
- a CDS encoding ATP synthase F0 subunit C, producing the protein MEISLIAKALAIAIGGFAPALAIGKIGAKAMESIGRNPESASKILVPMLLASAFAEAIAIYALVIAFSIK; encoded by the coding sequence ATGGAAATTTCTCTTATTGCCAAGGCGCTTGCTATTGCCATTGGTGGATTTGCTCCTGCTCTAGCTATTGGAAAAATCGGAGCTAAAGCAATGGAATCAATTGGAAGAAATCCAGAATCAGCAAGTAAGATTTTGGTTCCAATGCTATTAGCATCTGCTTTTGCTGAAGCGATTGCGATTTATGCTTTAGTTATTGCATTTTCAATCAAGTAA
- the metG gene encoding methionine--tRNA ligase — MEKNKFYITTPIYYVNDKPHIGHAYTTIVADVLARYNRFKLGSDKVWFLTGTDEHGAKVAQSAKAENKEPQIFVDEVSAEFKSAWGKLNISFDDFIRTTEDRHEKVVGEVLTKLKSAKTPKGNDFIFKDTYEGLYCVGCEAYKKEDDLVEGKCPDHNKEPQTLSEENWYIKLSDYADVLKKKIESDEIKILPADKKKEVLSFIEHGLEDIAVSRANVDWGIPVPFDKKQTIYVWVDALINYISALGFPSGENFKEFWPADTHLLAKDILKFHCIIWPVMLLAAEIEQPKELFVHGFFTLNGKKMSKTLGNVIDPNDLVEEYGADAARYLIISQFVFGQDGDVKVDEFPVKFNADLANGIGNLTSRVLSMAEKYCDSKVPNKKFDTNLDLKKTWQKIDKGFTDYKIFENLREVWDVISWCDGYIDKTKPWVLGKENKQTELDQVIYNLLEILRHLGWLLKPILPETSAEILMRLGEDELAYEEATKVGRIKPGTKVEKGEPLFIRK; from the coding sequence ATGGAAAAAAATAAATTTTACATTACAACTCCCATTTACTATGTAAATGACAAGCCACACATTGGACATGCCTATACTACAATTGTTGCAGATGTGTTGGCTCGCTATAATCGTTTCAAACTTGGAAGCGATAAGGTTTGGTTTTTGACTGGGACTGATGAACATGGTGCCAAGGTCGCTCAGTCAGCAAAAGCAGAAAACAAGGAGCCACAGATTTTTGTGGATGAGGTCTCTGCTGAGTTTAAGTCGGCTTGGGGAAAATTAAATATTTCATTTGATGATTTTATTCGTACAACTGAAGATCGACATGAAAAAGTGGTTGGTGAGGTTCTGACAAAGTTAAAATCCGCAAAAACGCCGAAGGGTAACGATTTTATTTTCAAGGACACTTATGAAGGATTGTATTGTGTTGGTTGTGAGGCATATAAAAAAGAAGATGATTTGGTAGAAGGTAAATGTCCTGATCATAACAAAGAACCTCAAACATTGTCTGAAGAAAATTGGTATATAAAGTTGTCTGACTATGCAGATGTATTAAAGAAAAAGATTGAGTCAGATGAGATTAAGATTTTACCGGCTGACAAAAAGAAAGAGGTGTTAAGTTTTATTGAACACGGTTTGGAAGATATTGCTGTTAGTCGCGCAAATGTTGATTGGGGAATTCCGGTCCCGTTTGATAAAAAGCAAACAATTTATGTTTGGGTTGACGCTTTGATCAATTATATCTCAGCTCTTGGGTTTCCTTCGGGAGAAAACTTCAAAGAGTTTTGGCCGGCTGATACGCATTTATTAGCAAAGGACATTTTGAAATTTCATTGTATTATTTGGCCGGTAATGCTTCTGGCTGCTGAGATTGAACAACCAAAAGAACTGTTTGTGCATGGCTTCTTTACCTTAAACGGAAAAAAAATGAGTAAAACGTTGGGTAATGTCATTGACCCCAATGACCTGGTTGAGGAATACGGAGCTGATGCGGCTCGTTATTTAATAATTTCTCAATTTGTATTTGGCCAGGACGGTGATGTGAAAGTTGATGAGTTTCCAGTTAAGTTTAATGCTGATTTGGCGAATGGCATCGGTAATCTTACTAGTCGTGTTTTAAGTATGGCTGAAAAGTATTGTGATTCAAAGGTTCCGAACAAAAAGTTTGACACTAACTTGGATTTAAAAAAAACCTGGCAAAAAATTGATAAAGGTTTTACGGATTATAAGATTTTTGAAAACCTGAGAGAAGTTTGGGATGTAATTAGCTGGTGTGATGGATACATTGATAAAACAAAGCCGTGGGTTCTTGGAAAGGAAAATAAGCAAACCGAACTTGATCAAGTGATATATAATCTTCTAGAAATACTTCGTCACTTAGGTTGGTTACTTAAGCCAATTCTTCCAGAAACGAGCGCGGAAATTCTAATGCGTCTCGGCGAAGACGAATTAGCTTATGAAGAAGCTACAAAAGTCGGCCGAATTAAACCCGGAACTAAGGTTGAAAAAGGTGAACCACTATTTATCCGTAAATAA
- a CDS encoding divergent PAP2 family protein, whose translation MNYQLIIVPLMAAIIAQLIKLIINGIQDKFSWKDLNSYGGMPSSHAALVTALFAITGHFEGWDSAAAALALILAVIVIRDAGGFRMVLGRHAQELNLLVHGLKSAEGAKFNHLKERLGHTPLELFFGALTGVLIVVLYILIF comes from the coding sequence ATGAACTATCAACTTATTATTGTGCCGCTAATGGCGGCAATTATTGCTCAACTTATTAAATTAATTATCAACGGAATTCAAGACAAATTTTCCTGGAAAGACTTGAACAGTTATGGTGGGATGCCCTCATCTCACGCAGCCCTAGTCACAGCATTATTTGCTATCACCGGCCATTTCGAAGGCTGGGATAGTGCTGCTGCCGCATTAGCTTTAATTCTAGCAGTAATTGTAATTCGCGACGCAGGTGGCTTTAGAATGGTATTAGGTCGACACGCACAAGAACTAAATCTTTTAGTTCATGGCCTTAAGTCAGCCGAAGGCGCCAAGTTCAACCACTTAAAAGAAAGACTTGGCCACACTCCACTTGAACTATTTTTCGGTGCCTTAACTGGGGTATTGATTGTAGTTTTATATATTCTAATTTTTTAG
- a CDS encoding mannose-1-phosphate guanylyltransferase, translated as MKIVILAGGGGTRLWPLSRQNKPKQFSRLVGDKTLYETTIDRFRNDFDVNDIYVCLNDKLLSQAKSLVPDIPEQNYIIEPEKRDTAAAMGFVAAKLSIEFPDEPIAFIPSDHYISYTTKFIRMIKRADQLIRDTGKMLDIAVWPTFPSTVLGYTRIGKKVEANNGIEVYEFKGHVEKPEFEVAKEYLAAGDYLWHANYYMWTPRKILQAFEKYCPGHYLYLEQMVEAFKQNDLGKVNLAFSQMEKTSFDYAITEKIDVKDVLIIKGDFGWSDVGAFDVLHESQKSKSDKNGNVINGNYISQDSANCLIYSKSDKLIVGIEIEDLVVVDTEDVLMICPKGKAQKVKKVVEKLKENNMNKYL; from the coding sequence ATGAAAATAGTCATTTTGGCTGGAGGTGGAGGAACCCGACTTTGGCCGCTTAGTCGACAAAATAAACCCAAGCAGTTCAGTCGTCTTGTAGGCGACAAAACTTTGTATGAAACAACCATTGACCGGTTTCGTAATGATTTTGATGTCAATGATATTTATGTTTGTTTAAATGATAAGCTGTTGAGCCAAGCAAAAAGTTTGGTTCCAGATATTCCAGAACAAAACTACATTATTGAACCAGAAAAAAGGGATACTGCTGCTGCTATGGGCTTTGTGGCCGCAAAGTTGTCAATTGAATTTCCGGATGAACCAATTGCTTTTATTCCTTCAGATCATTATATTAGTTATACTACTAAATTTATTAGGATGATTAAACGGGCGGATCAGTTGATTCGTGATACTGGAAAAATGTTGGACATTGCTGTTTGGCCAACTTTCCCTAGCACAGTTCTTGGTTATACCCGAATTGGTAAAAAAGTTGAGGCTAATAATGGGATTGAGGTTTATGAATTCAAAGGACATGTTGAAAAGCCAGAATTTGAGGTGGCAAAAGAATATTTAGCAGCTGGAGATTATTTATGGCATGCTAATTATTACATGTGGACACCAAGAAAAATTTTACAGGCTTTTGAGAAATATTGTCCAGGACATTATTTATACTTAGAACAAATGGTAGAAGCTTTTAAGCAAAATGATTTAGGTAAAGTTAATTTGGCTTTTTCACAAATGGAAAAAACTTCTTTTGACTATGCTATAACTGAAAAGATTGATGTTAAAGATGTTTTGATTATTAAGGGTGATTTTGGTTGGAGTGATGTTGGTGCTTTTGATGTGTTACATGAATCTCAGAAATCTAAAAGTGACAAAAATGGTAATGTGATAAATGGTAATTATATCAGTCAAGATAGTGCAAACTGTTTGATTTATAGCAAGAGTGATAAACTAATTGTGGGCATTGAAATCGAGGACTTAGTTGTAGTTGACACAGAGGATGTGCTGATGATCTGTCCCAAAGGAAAAGCTCAAAAGGTAAAAAAGGTTGTGGAAAAACTTAAAGAAAATAACATGAATAAATATTTATAA
- a CDS encoding F0F1 ATP synthase subunit A produces MNLQLEENHENENLQVIINNEEVGNQETHATKEHIGHEITLGAEPILNVGNFTITNSLLNTWIVVVVLVVLAVAIRIKLKQIPKGIQNIFEMIVEGGVNLCDSVTGDHKKSMKVFPIVLTFFVFILMNNWLGLLPGIGSIGFIQEGLGHKVFVPLFRGGTADLNTTLALALISVVVANIFGMISVGTFKHLNKFVNLKALAHIPMKIRKDPTIVVVNPIKFFVGLVEIIGEIAKVASLSFRLFGNVFAGEVLLSSIAVIFAFGLPIPFMFLEIIVGVIQALIFAMLSLVYFSIAMSDEH; encoded by the coding sequence ATGAATTTGCAACTAGAAGAAAATCATGAGAATGAAAATCTCCAGGTAATCATTAATAATGAGGAGGTTGGAAATCAGGAGACACATGCCACTAAAGAACATATAGGGCATGAAATAACCCTTGGTGCTGAGCCAATTCTTAATGTTGGAAATTTTACTATTACTAATTCATTGTTAAATACCTGGATTGTGGTTGTGGTTTTGGTTGTTTTGGCCGTTGCAATAAGAATAAAACTTAAACAAATACCAAAAGGGATTCAAAATATTTTTGAGATGATTGTTGAGGGAGGTGTAAATCTTTGTGATTCAGTTACCGGTGATCATAAAAAATCCATGAAAGTGTTCCCAATTGTCTTAACCTTTTTCGTTTTTATTTTGATGAATAATTGGTTGGGCTTACTGCCTGGAATCGGGTCTATTGGATTTATTCAAGAGGGCCTTGGTCATAAAGTTTTTGTACCACTTTTTCGGGGAGGAACAGCTGATTTGAATACTACTTTAGCCCTTGCTCTAATATCTGTAGTTGTGGCCAACATTTTTGGTATGATCTCAGTTGGCACATTTAAGCATTTGAATAAATTTGTTAATTTGAAGGCGTTGGCGCATATTCCAATGAAAATTAGAAAAGACCCAACTATTGTGGTGGTCAATCCAATTAAGTTTTTCGTTGGGTTGGTTGAAATAATTGGAGAGATTGCTAAAGTTGCTTCTTTGTCATTTCGTTTATTTGGGAATGTTTTTGCAGGTGAAGTGCTATTGTCGTCAATTGCCGTTATTTTTGCATTTGGTCTGCCAATTCCGTTTATGTTCTTGGAGATAATCGTTGGTGTAATTCAAGCCTTGATATTTGCTATGTTGAGTTTAGTATATTTTTCTATTGCCATGAGTGACGAACATTAA
- the mltG gene encoding endolytic transglycosylase MltG, with product MRKVVGVIVVIFLIFIIYFYQQVNTTHDNAFGERQFIIEKGQGVEAIADNLQSQGFIKSPFWFKVYVASSGKRSEFVDGTFELRTDLSLKEIANFLTETMGAAKETEFTLLEGWSVEQMDESLASEGLIKAGELIEYSDKFNDKSFFFLIDKPRSADLQGYLYPDTYRVYQNSSVGKIAEKMLSNFDSKLTDEIRKEIKRQGKTVFEVVTLASIVEKEMFGYKNRQVVADIFNKRLEIGMALQSDATVNFVTDKGIAAPSLVDTQVDSLYNTYKYPGLPPGPICNPSIEAIKAVVYPEKTNYWYFLNTPEGDIIYSKNHDEHVTNKYKYLK from the coding sequence ATGAGAAAAGTTGTTGGTGTAATTGTCGTCATATTCTTAATTTTTATAATTTATTTTTATCAGCAGGTTAATACTACACATGATAATGCTTTTGGAGAAAGGCAGTTTATTATTGAAAAAGGGCAGGGTGTTGAAGCTATTGCAGACAATTTACAGTCCCAAGGTTTTATTAAGAGCCCATTTTGGTTCAAGGTCTATGTAGCCTCTTCGGGCAAAAGATCTGAGTTTGTTGACGGTACTTTTGAGCTACGTACAGACCTTAGCTTGAAAGAAATTGCGAATTTTTTAACTGAAACAATGGGTGCCGCAAAAGAAACTGAATTTACGTTACTGGAAGGATGGAGTGTGGAACAAATGGACGAGTCTCTGGCAAGTGAAGGTTTAATTAAAGCCGGTGAGTTAATTGAATATAGTGATAAATTTAATGACAAAAGTTTTTTCTTTTTGATTGATAAGCCAAGGTCCGCTGACTTACAAGGATATTTATATCCTGATACTTATCGAGTGTATCAAAATAGTTCTGTGGGTAAGATTGCTGAAAAAATGTTGAGTAACTTTGACTCAAAATTAACTGATGAAATACGAAAAGAAATAAAAAGACAGGGCAAGACTGTTTTTGAAGTTGTGACTTTGGCAAGTATAGTTGAGAAAGAAATGTTTGGTTATAAGAACCGGCAAGTGGTTGCTGATATTTTTAATAAGCGATTGGAGATTGGTATGGCCTTGCAGTCCGATGCTACTGTAAATTTTGTAACTGACAAGGGGATTGCTGCTCCGAGTTTAGTGGATACTCAGGTTGATAGTTTGTATAACACATACAAATATCCAGGATTGCCACCAGGTCCAATCTGTAATCCTAGTATTGAAGCAATTAAGGCGGTGGTGTATCCTGAAAAAACTAATTATTGGTATTTTTTGAATACTCCTGAAGGCGATATAATTTACAGTAAAAATCACGATGAACATGTAACTAATAAATATAAATATTTAAAGTAA
- a CDS encoding TatD family hydrolase, with translation MFDTHAHVNFSAYKEDSDEVIKRAQEKGVGMILVGSQYSTSERAVQMAEKYESGVYVAVALHPIHLQEREVSHQVDNKEKVEFVSRAEEFDYDKYLQLGKSSDKIVAIGETGLDYYHLTEDDKDEQITKQKQVLIKHIELANELDLPMILHCREAYEDLIQILKNNRIKKGGVIHCFIGSAEQAVELVDLGFYLGFNGVITFNKAEKYHEVIKQTSLEKIVTETDCPYLTPVPHRGKRNEPAFVEYVIAKIAELKGLSVQQVEKQTDENAKKLFKL, from the coding sequence ATGTTCGATACTCATGCGCATGTAAACTTTAGCGCATACAAAGAAGACTCAGACGAAGTGATTAAACGCGCGCAAGAAAAAGGCGTTGGAATGATTTTGGTTGGTTCGCAGTACTCGACCAGTGAACGAGCAGTTCAAATGGCAGAAAAGTATGAATCTGGTGTTTATGTTGCTGTTGCCTTGCATCCAATTCATTTACAAGAAAGGGAAGTCTCTCATCAAGTTGATAATAAAGAAAAAGTGGAGTTTGTTTCTCGGGCGGAAGAATTTGATTATGATAAATATTTACAACTTGGAAAAAGTTCAGATAAAATAGTCGCTATCGGTGAAACGGGGTTGGATTATTACCATTTAACAGAAGATGATAAAGATGAGCAGATTACAAAACAAAAACAAGTTCTAATCAAACATATAGAATTGGCGAATGAATTGGATTTACCTATGATTCTTCATTGTCGTGAAGCGTATGAGGATTTAATTCAGATTTTGAAAAATAATCGAATTAAAAAGGGGGGAGTTATTCACTGTTTTATTGGTTCAGCCGAACAAGCTGTTGAATTAGTTGATTTAGGTTTTTATTTAGGGTTTAATGGTGTGATCACATTTAACAAGGCAGAAAAATATCATGAAGTGATTAAACAAACCTCACTAGAAAAAATTGTTACAGAAACAGATTGTCCGTATTTAACTCCTGTTCCACATAGGGGAAAAAGGAACGAACCGGCCTTTGTGGAATATGTGATTGCCAAGATTGCTGAATTGAAGGGTTTGTCCGTTCAACAAGTTGAAAAACAAACTGATGAAAATGCTAAGAAATTGTTCAAGTTATAA
- the uppP gene encoding undecaprenyl-diphosphatase UppP — translation MLYFYSLILGIVQGITEFIPVSSSGHLVILHDLLKFNLQDSLAFDVALHLGTLLAVVIYFRVELLKYIVAVLELFIPNRQVNKKDLSEVGLLIYGTIPAAIIGFLFEEQIKNVFRNSWTVVITLVLVSVLFFAAERFSRQKKNFSEIGFWQAFYIGCAQALALIPGVSRSGITIVAGMSTKMKRYEAARFSFLLSVPVVLGAGLFKFLDIEWGELPPVEMALFIIGFLSSFVVGYIVIKFLMKFLQKNKLNVFAWYRLGLALLLLIWLLVK, via the coding sequence ATGTTATATTTTTACTCTTTAATTTTAGGAATAGTTCAAGGGATAACTGAGTTTATTCCAGTTTCCAGTTCTGGGCATTTGGTGATTCTTCACGATTTGTTAAAATTTAATCTTCAAGATAGTTTGGCGTTTGATGTGGCTTTGCATTTGGGGACATTGTTGGCAGTGGTGATTTACTTTCGAGTTGAATTACTGAAGTATATAGTAGCAGTTTTGGAGCTATTTATTCCGAATCGCCAGGTTAATAAAAAGGATTTAAGCGAAGTTGGCCTTTTGATTTATGGCACAATCCCGGCAGCCATAATTGGTTTTCTTTTTGAAGAGCAGATTAAAAATGTTTTTCGGAATTCCTGGACAGTTGTTATTACGTTAGTGTTAGTTTCAGTACTGTTTTTTGCAGCTGAAAGATTTTCTAGACAGAAAAAGAATTTTTCGGAAATTGGATTTTGGCAGGCATTTTATATCGGTTGTGCCCAGGCCTTGGCTCTAATTCCTGGCGTTTCTCGTTCTGGTATAACTATTGTAGCAGGAATGAGTACAAAAATGAAGCGTTATGAAGCCGCTCGATTTTCCTTCCTTTTGAGTGTGCCTGTGGTTTTAGGCGCGGGTTTATTTAAGTTTTTGGATATAGAATGGGGCGAACTACCGCCAGTTGAAATGGCTTTGTTTATTATTGGCTTTTTGAGTTCATTTGTTGTCGGTTATATAGTAATAAAGTTTTTGATGAAATTCTTGCAGAAGAACAAGCTAAATGTGTTTGCTTGGTATAGATTAGGGTTAGCATTATTGTTGTTAATTTGGCTATTAGTTAAATAA
- a CDS encoding site-specific DNA-methyltransferase, translating into MKSKRNKTISVTKEDEKNFPVFKIHNTQPPRPNLINKLFYGDCIKEMSKLPDSFVDLIVTDPPYTIRKDFGKGTVTTKEKEFITWCENWIEQCFRILKPNGSIYICINWEASTIIEAILKNHFIIRNRITWKRDKGRGAKKNWKNNMEDIWFATKGDDYTFNLEAVKVKKAVIAPYVDKKGKPKDWQEVDGKKFRMTHPSNIWTDLTVPFWSMPENTEHPTQKPEKLIERIILASSNKGELIFDPFMGSGTTAVVAKRLERNYLGFEIEKRFYILAQKRLKALNQLRESIGI; encoded by the coding sequence ATGAAATCCAAGCGTAACAAAACTATAAGCGTCACAAAAGAGGATGAAAAAAACTTTCCAGTTTTTAAAATACACAATACCCAACCTCCAAGACCAAATTTAATCAACAAACTTTTTTATGGAGACTGCATTAAAGAGATGTCTAAATTACCAGACAGTTTTGTTGACTTAATCGTAACTGACCCACCCTACACCATACGCAAAGATTTCGGTAAAGGCACCGTCACCACGAAAGAAAAAGAATTTATAACCTGGTGCGAAAACTGGATTGAACAATGTTTTCGAATACTCAAGCCAAACGGTTCAATTTATATTTGCATAAACTGGGAAGCTTCAACTATTATTGAAGCTATCTTAAAAAACCATTTCATAATTCGCAATCGCATTACATGGAAGAGAGACAAAGGGCGCGGCGCCAAAAAGAATTGGAAAAATAACATGGAAGATATCTGGTTTGCAACCAAGGGCGATGATTACACTTTTAATTTAGAGGCTGTTAAAGTTAAAAAAGCTGTTATCGCCCCATACGTTGACAAAAAAGGAAAACCAAAAGATTGGCAGGAAGTTGATGGCAAGAAATTTCGTATGACTCACCCATCCAACATTTGGACTGATTTAACGGTCCCCTTTTGGTCAATGCCGGAAAACACTGAACATCCTACCCAAAAACCGGAAAAACTTATTGAAAGAATTATACTAGCAAGTTCGAACAAAGGGGAATTAATTTTTGATCCATTCATGGGCTCTGGAACAACCGCTGTAGTTGCTAAACGACTAGAACGAAACTACTTAGGCTTTGAAATTGAAAAACGGTTTTATATTTTGGCTCAGAAACGACTCAAAGCATTGAATCAACTCCGCGAAAGCATAGGCATTTAG
- a CDS encoding AtpZ/AtpI family protein — protein sequence MLKDKKQDKLWWKPAIEFFAQVSGWIVFPIIAGLYLGRWIDTKFESEPLYLIVCLAVAFLITNIGLIVITIREMKKMDKPNKSKETKEI from the coding sequence ATGCTTAAAGATAAAAAACAAGACAAATTATGGTGGAAACCGGCAATTGAATTTTTTGCGCAGGTTTCAGGATGGATTGTTTTCCCAATTATAGCGGGGCTTTATTTAGGGCGCTGGATTGATACTAAGTTTGAAAGCGAGCCACTCTACCTAATCGTTTGTTTAGCAGTGGCTTTTTTAATTACCAATATTGGTTTGATTGTAATAACAATCCGAGAAATGAAGAAGATGGATAAACCGAACAAATCGAAGGAAACTAAAGAAATATGA
- the atpH gene encoding ATP synthase F1 subunit delta: MKIAKIKHYAKSLIELGVEHNCYDQIIDELKNVEEKLAENLDFKKYLMNKQVTFAQKKEALSNIFQDFLSKRTYNFLYLLIKNNKLIYLSQILQQTKKSNLKNNEIEEIVVESVIPLTPEMEKAINQIVKKKIGSSVVLRNVINESLLGGLKIIIGDMVIDGSVYGKINRLEKKIENFE, translated from the coding sequence ATGAAAATTGCCAAAATAAAACATTACGCAAAATCGTTGATTGAGCTAGGGGTGGAACACAACTGCTACGATCAAATAATTGACGAATTAAAGAATGTAGAAGAAAAGCTGGCAGAGAATTTGGATTTTAAAAAATATTTAATGAATAAGCAGGTTACTTTTGCTCAAAAAAAGGAAGCATTAAGTAATATTTTCCAGGATTTTCTAAGTAAAAGAACTTATAATTTTTTGTATCTCTTAATCAAAAATAATAAGTTAATATATCTTTCCCAAATTTTACAACAAACTAAAAAATCTAACCTGAAAAATAATGAAATTGAAGAAATAGTAGTGGAGTCAGTTATCCCATTAACCCCAGAAATGGAGAAGGCAATAAACCAAATTGTAAAAAAGAAGATCGGTTCAAGTGTTGTTTTGCGAAATGTTATAAATGAAAGCTTGTTGGGGGGATTGAAAATAATTATTGGTGATATGGTTATTGATGGTAGTGTTTACGGAAAAATAAATCGTCTTGAGAAAAAAATAGAAAACTTTGAATAA
- the atpF gene encoding F0F1 ATP synthase subunit B gives MDDLIKTFHIDWRLLIAQSVNFVIVIVVLGVFALKPLVKLMKEREEKIKKGITDAEKIEGKMLEIEEEREVEVKKGRKEAQGIISKSEKQGEEVRAEKVTKAQKEVEKIITDARSQIGAERTLMLKDVKDELGGLIALALDKIASGSIDEKKHKKLIEQTIADLKNADLK, from the coding sequence ATGGATGATTTAATAAAAACATTTCACATTGACTGGCGATTATTAATAGCGCAAAGTGTTAATTTTGTAATTGTTATTGTAGTGCTTGGAGTCTTTGCTTTGAAGCCTTTGGTTAAGTTAATGAAAGAACGTGAGGAAAAAATCAAAAAAGGTATTACTGATGCAGAAAAAATTGAGGGAAAAATGTTAGAGATTGAAGAAGAAAGAGAAGTGGAAGTAAAAAAGGGAAGAAAGGAAGCTCAGGGCATTATTTCTAAGTCAGAAAAACAGGGAGAAGAGGTGCGAGCAGAAAAAGTAACTAAAGCACAAAAGGAAGTCGAAAAAATTATTACTGATGCACGCTCACAGATCGGTGCTGAGCGAACATTGATGTTGAAGGATGTTAAAGATGAACTTGGCGGACTAATAGCCTTGGCGTTGGATAAAATTGCATCTGGGTCAATTGATGAAAAAAAACATAAGAAATTAATTGAGCAAACAATCGCGGACTTGAAAAATGCGGATTTGAAATAA